In a single window of the Bacteroidota bacterium genome:
- a CDS encoding T9SS type A sorting domain-containing protein produces MQSICTLDVVFGTTFGDLIALNGSDGTELWNISLANHMDSASFGIDHGPIVLDMDNDDTLDVFVVGGHGEYPAIEKNWGRAYAVSAGVGGPDWPMFRRDIVRSACAGYYGSSSIKEVNSSRENLNIWPNPGDGNFMIKSQGKAGSTYELSIYNLSGMLVYHEFLTSEEQSFYHKVHAQSLKSGLYIVKLMSEDIVQTAKVCIQ; encoded by the coding sequence TTGCAAAGTATTTGTACACTTGACGTGGTTTTTGGAACCACTTTTGGCGACCTTATTGCGCTCAATGGAAGTGATGGCACTGAACTCTGGAACATCAGTCTGGCAAACCATATGGATTCGGCTTCGTTCGGAATAGACCACGGTCCCATTGTTCTTGATATGGACAACGATGATACACTCGATGTTTTTGTGGTGGGCGGTCATGGAGAATATCCTGCCATAGAGAAGAACTGGGGACGCGCTTACGCAGTGTCGGCCGGTGTCGGAGGTCCCGACTGGCCTATGTTCAGGCGCGATATTGTTCGCTCGGCATGTGCCGGATATTATGGAAGCTCATCCATTAAAGAAGTAAACAGTTCGCGCGAAAATCTAAACATTTGGCCCAACCCGGGCGATGGCAATTTCATGATAAAATCACAAGGCAAGGCCGGAAGCACTTATGAGCTGAGTATTTATAACCTTTCGGGGATGCTTGTATACCATGAATTTCTGACTTCCGAAGAGCAATCATTTTACCATAAAGTGCACGCCCAGTCACTGAAAAGCGGACTGTACATAGTTAAACTAATGTCAGAAGACATTGTGCAGACAGCGAAAGTCTGCATTCAGTAA